Within the Onychostoma macrolepis isolate SWU-2019 chromosome 14, ASM1243209v1, whole genome shotgun sequence genome, the region TACTCACTCCCTTGACTCCCTCATTCTTCTGCATAACACAAAAtaggatattttgaagaatgttggtaaccaagcCATTTTGGTTACCATTGCCATCCATTGTGTGgacaaaaataaacttttctctaaatgtcttcttttacaatttacaaagaaaaaaagtcatgtgtaaatgagtaaatgataacagaattttattttgcGTGAACTATACTTTTAAAGTTTTGTTGCATCAACAGTGTATGGAACTGATTGATGGGAATCGTCtcgggttacttgactgtaaccctgttccctgaaaaagcgggaacgagatgctgcgctgaaagaGCTATGtgaacattctttgttcgaccggttgttgaagcacgtgtgtcaaacacgCCAAACTTGACTTAAATAACCTCGGTTAGGTGACGTCACTCGATTACGAACACCTGgaggttataaatagatgtgACGCGGAAACATCCTCAGGTCAAAATTTTGTCTGAAAGGACGTCCAGTCACGCTTACAGTGCGGCATTGAAGCGCAGCATCTTGTTCCCGCTTTTTCAGGtaacagggttacagtcaagtaacccgaGACGCTCCCTTgtcaaaagctactctcgatgctgcgctgaaagcgctatgggaacgAGAATACCAACGCCGCTGCACTGGAAGTGTCTGGACCCCCAACGTTGTGTAGTGTGTGCGCACAAACATGAAAGAGGTCTCAGACATGAGTCTGGGATGTCGACTCAAGGACATGCGAGCCCGGAGTAATATGAACATCCAAACTATAGAATCTAACAAATGTGTGCGAAGAGGACCAACCCGCCGCATCACAAACTTGCTTCAAGGGGACACCTCTTGCCAAAGCCATTGAAGATGCAATCCCCCTGCTTGAATGCACCCTTACACCTAGAGGCGAAGCTCGACCACGCGCCTCATAGGCTAGGGCAATAGCATCCCTCACCCAGTGTGACATAGTCTGTCTGGTGGCGGCCGCCCCCCGGTTGCGGCctccaaaacatacaaaaagctGCTCCGACTTACGCCACTGGCTAGTGCGGTGGACGTAAACCTGGAGAGCACGTACTGGACACAGTAAGTGACGTTTCTCCTGCTCCGGTGTCGTGAATGGCGGAGGGCAGAAGGCTTCGAGAACGACCGGATTTATGGTCGAGAATGGAACCTTCGGAAGATAACTAGGGTGAGGATGCAAAATAGCTTTGACCAGCCCAGGGGCAAAATCTAGGCAGGATGGCGAGACTGACAGAGCCTGCAAATCCCCAATTCTCTTCAGAGAAGTAATAGCTGTTAGAAAAACCATCTTTAGGGTCAGAAACCTGACAGTCGCTGACTCCAGTGGTTCAAAAGGGGTGTCCACTAAGCCCTCAAGCACTATAGCTAGGTCCCATGAAGGAACTGTCGCTCTAGTGGGAGCGGCCTCAACCGCTTAGCTCCTCGAATGAAGTGGGCAACTAGAGGGTGTTTCCCCACCGAAACCCCATCAATCAGAGCATGGCAAGCCGAGATGGCGGCCACGTAAGTTCTGAGAGTATTAGGACATGTTCCTGAGGACAATTTCTCTTGCAGAAACTCCAGTACTGAAACAATCTGGCAGTGAGCTGGATCTGCATGGTGTGTCATACACCAACTTTCGAAAACGCGCCATTTACTGGCATAAGTTATTCTAGTGGAGGGAGCCCTAGCGCTCAGAATAGTCTTTATTACATTGGCTGGAAGGCCAGCATCTTTTAGTTggtccccctcaggggccagacGTGAAGGTTCCAGAGCTCGGGCCGGGGATGAAATATTGTCCCCTGTGCCTGAGAGAGAAGGTCCCTCCTCAACGGAATCACCCATGGCGAGCCATCAAGGAGAGATATTAGATCCGAGAACCATATTCTGGTCGGCCAATGGGGCGCTATCAGTAAGAGGCGAGACCCCTGTTGACGGACCTTGGCCAGgactcccgggagcagagcaATCGGAGGAAATGCATAAAGATGCAGTCTGGGCCACCGCGTCCAGACCCAGGGGAGCTGGTTGAGTCAGAGAGAAGTAGAGGGGACATTGTGCTGTCTCCTGTGACgcaaagaggtccacctctGCTTCGTAAAATCTTTCCCATATTTGACTGACTACTTCGGGGTGAAGTTTCCATTCCCCGTGTATCACAGCTTGTCTTGACAGCAAGTCTGCTCCCACATTCATATGCCCGGGGATGTAAATCGCCCTGAGGGACAGGAACTTGTCCTGTGCCCAAAGCAGAACCTAGTGCGCTAGCCTGTTCAGGCGGCGCGAACGCAGTCCGCCCTGGTGATTTATGTAAGAGACTACCACTGTGTTGTCCACCCGCACTAGGACATGGTAGCCTCTCAACTGCTGGAGGAAGTATTTCAGGGCCCGAAATAGAGCCATCATTCCgaggcaattgatgtgccaaTCGAGAAGATGGCCTCACCAGATCCCTTGGGCTGGACGGCCATCTAAGACCGCTCCCCAACCCATGAGGGATGCGTCTGTCGTTAGCATCTTGCGATGACAACACGGACCTAGAGTGGGACCCAAAGTCAGACTCTTTGAGGCGGACTGTGAAGCGTGGCGAGCCGCACCCAGTCTCTACAAGGGGGTGCTCGGCTCGCCACACTCTCTTTTTGCGCTTCACGCCTCAAAGGAACCGGACCTGGTCAGGACCGGGTGGTCGACGGTCCCGACTCTTGAGCACAGCGGGGAAGAAACCTCACAAACGCTTCCTCTAGAAAGtccataatttttaaaaacgtcCTTTTGGATATATGTTTGTCGGTTCGTGGGCGCGGGTTCGTGGGACCTGCGCCGACCCCGGAATTTTGCGGACTCGCCGCGGCGTCTGCCGGACCGCACCGGACGGCGGGGCGACCCTGACATGTCCGGGAGCCCCTAGCCCCAGGGGCCAAACGGGGGCCGAAAGAATTTCGGGGCCTCAAACTGCAGTTCTGCCCTTCTCCACAGTGTGGCGCACAGCTGTCCAAACTTAGGTTTACAACAGTGGCCTTCACCCAGATGGGGGGTGGACACTTTTTTGGTCCCACGAACACACTATatgtccatttgaccattatagtcaCGGAACGAACACGGGACCCTTGCGGACCACCGCCCCGACCCCAGGCCCCACCCCCCCAGGTCCACGgaaccactatttgtccatttgaccattatagtgACGGAAAGACCACGGGACCCCTGCGGACCGGCCCCCAACCCCCCCTGGTCcacgaaaccactatttgtccatttgaccattatagtcaCGGAGCGACCACGGGACCCTTGCGGACCACCGCCCGACCCCAGGCCCCACCCCCATGGTCcacgaaaccactatttgtccatttgaccattatagtcaCGGGCGACCACGGGACCCTTGCGGACCACCGCCCGACCCCAGGCCCCACCCCCAGGTCcacgaaaccactatttgtccatttgaccattatagtgACGGAAAGACCACGGGACCCCTGCGGACCACCGCCCCGACCCCAGGCCCCACCCCCCCAGGTCCACaaaaccactatttgtccatttgaccattatagtgACGGAAAGACCACTGGACCCCTGCGGACCGGCCCCCAACCCCCTCTGGTCcacgaaaccactatttgtccacTTGACCATTATAGTCACGGAGCGACCACGGGACCCTTGCGGACCACCGCCCGACCCTGGCCCCAGCCCCCAGGACcacgaaaccactatttgtccatttgaccattatagtgACGGAAAGACCCCAGGACCCCTACGGACCACACCCTCCCACCCCCAGGTCcacgaaaccactatttgtccatttgaccattatagtcaCGGAACGACCACGGGACCCCTGCGGACCACCGCCCGACCCCATGCCCCACCCCCCCAGGTCcacgaaaccactatttgtccatttgaccattatagaGACGGAAAGACCCCAGGACCCCTGTGGACCAGCTCCCCACCCCCATGTCCACAAAACcactattcatttaaaaatacatgtcCACTTGCaattattaaatagccattcaattgaatagattgcaagtgggatatgtgtccacttgcactttattaaatagccattcaattgaatacattgcaagtgggatatgtttccacttgcactttattaaatagccattcaattgaatacattgcaagtgggatatgtgtccacctgcactttattaaacagccattcaattgaatacattgcaagtggaatatgtgtccacttgcagtttattgtatggttcggtttaataggttggtggacaatcatcccactaacctactatagccattcaattgaatacattgcaagtgggatatgtgtccactgcactttattaaatagccattcaattgaatacattgc harbors:
- the LOC131553147 gene encoding uncharacterized protein LOC131553147; this encodes MGGGHFFGPTNTLYVHLTIIVTERTRDPCGPPPRPQAPPPQVHGTTICPFDHYSDGKTTGPLRTGPQPPLVHETTICPFDHYSHGATTGPLRTTARPQAPPPWSTKPLFVHLTIIVTGDHGTLADHRPTPGPTPRSTKPLFVHLTIIVTERPRDPCGPPPRPQAPPPQVHKTTICPFDHYSDGKTTGPLRTGPQPPLVHETTICPLDHYSHGATTGPLRTTARPWPQPPGPRNHYLSI